A region from the Aquimarina sp. ERC-38 genome encodes:
- a CDS encoding helix-turn-helix domain-containing protein, whose translation MLYFPQHTSIQKHIDYYWIVNESSTILKEIPQTIYAYPGITPDMLLVLDGYYMFKTRGIEFKSNVSTLFSFIDQTLQVDLSGLKSFILIKFKSKALSSLLPFVPFDASKIMQNPIIPVHEICKKHFMSFLSKLKTTDDSLIVQELDHWFLSNYLKEREGLTIAIMDQADDRFDLQRMMRMTKYSYSTIERHFKRDTGLTPKKYESLQRYKSAVQEICRTKNTDWQYYINKYHYYDQSHFIKEIKRYTSLTPKQILTLPSFTEIRPL comes from the coding sequence ATGCTATACTTCCCCCAACATACAAGCATTCAAAAACATATCGATTATTACTGGATTGTTAACGAATCCAGTACAATCTTAAAGGAAATACCTCAAACGATCTATGCATATCCCGGTATTACGCCTGATATGCTACTTGTATTAGATGGATATTATATGTTTAAAACAAGAGGAATTGAGTTTAAAAGTAATGTGAGTACACTATTTTCTTTTATAGATCAAACCTTACAGGTTGATTTATCAGGGTTGAAGTCATTCATATTAATTAAATTCAAATCAAAAGCACTATCATCCTTATTACCTTTTGTTCCTTTTGATGCAAGTAAAATAATGCAAAACCCAATTATTCCGGTTCATGAAATATGCAAAAAACATTTTATGTCTTTTTTAAGCAAATTAAAGACAACGGATGATTCGTTAATAGTGCAAGAACTGGATCATTGGTTTTTATCTAATTATCTGAAAGAAAGAGAAGGATTGACCATTGCTATAATGGATCAAGCAGATGACAGGTTTGACTTGCAGAGAATGATGCGTATGACAAAGTACTCTTATTCGACTATAGAAAGGCATTTTAAAAGGGATACTGGTTTGACACCAAAAAAATACGAGTCTTTACAACGCTATAAATCCGCAGTACAAGAAATTTGCCGTACAAAAAATACAGACTGGCAATATTATATTAATAAATACCACTATTACGACCAATCGCATTTCATCAAAGAGATTAAAAGATATACTTCTTTAACTCCTAAACAAATCCTAACACTTCCAAGTTTTACAGAAATTCGTCCTCTATAA
- a CDS encoding oxidoreductase yields MKPKVIMITGASSGIGKATALSLLQQGHIVYGAARRVEKMKELVEAGGHALPMDITIDTDIQDVVSKVIEKEQRIDVLINNAGYGLYGAVEDIPIEDARKQFEVNLFGLARITQLCLPYMRKQKAGRIINISSIGGKIYSPLGAWYYATKHALEGWSDSLRLDVTPFHIDVVLIEPGVIQTDFGNVMSEPLLKYSGNSAYHEMAKAVAIASEESFTKKNGGSPVKVIVDEIIKAVHDRKPKTRYTAGKYSTLLPFLRKYLGDRIFDKMVLFQLDKIVSKNKS; encoded by the coding sequence ATGAAACCAAAAGTTATTATGATCACCGGAGCTTCTTCGGGTATTGGAAAAGCTACTGCGCTTTCTTTATTACAACAAGGGCATATTGTTTACGGAGCAGCACGGCGGGTAGAAAAAATGAAAGAATTAGTTGAAGCCGGAGGGCACGCCTTACCCATGGATATTACTATTGATACGGATATTCAAGACGTGGTGAGTAAAGTAATAGAAAAAGAGCAACGCATTGATGTATTGATCAACAATGCAGGCTATGGTTTGTACGGTGCAGTTGAGGATATTCCCATAGAAGATGCCCGTAAGCAATTTGAAGTCAATCTATTCGGCTTAGCTCGTATAACGCAACTTTGTCTGCCCTATATGCGTAAACAAAAAGCAGGAAGGATTATAAATATTTCTTCCATCGGCGGAAAGATTTACAGTCCGTTGGGAGCTTGGTACTATGCAACCAAACATGCGCTTGAAGGCTGGTCAGATAGTCTTCGACTTGATGTAACGCCTTTTCATATTGATGTAGTACTTATTGAACCCGGGGTAATTCAAACAGATTTTGGCAATGTGATGTCCGAACCTTTATTGAAATATTCTGGAAATTCTGCATATCACGAGATGGCAAAGGCGGTAGCCATCGCTTCAGAAGAAAGTTTTACTAAGAAAAACGGAGGTTCGCCGGTAAAAGTTATTGTAGACGAGATTATCAAAGCAGTTCATGATCGCAAACCAAAAACAAGATATACTGCCGGAAAATATTCGACACTTCTTCCTTTTCTAAGAAAATATTTGGGAGACCGTATTTTTGATAAAATGGTTTTATTTCAGCTTGATAAGATAGTTTCTAAAAATAAATCGTAA